One Nostoc sp. CENA543 genomic window, ATTAATCGATATTGCATCGAAAATTACCACAAATTTCCGCGTATTTACACTGGATACCGGACGTTTACACCCAGAAACATACCAATTTTTAGACCAAGTCAGAAAACATTACGGAATTAAATTAGAAGTCATGTTCCCTGATGCGGCGGAAGTTCAAGCTTTGGTAGAAGAAAAGGGATTATACAGCTTTTATCAAGATGGTCACAAAGAATGCTGTGCAGTCCGCAAAGTTAGACCACTACGCCGTAAGCTGAATACCTTGGATGCGTGGGTGACAGGACAACGTAAAGACCAAAGCCCCAGCACTCGCAATCATATTCCAGTCATTGAACTTGATAGTGCTTTCTCTACCGAAGACCACCAATTGATTAAATTCAACCCCTTAGCAAATTGGTCTTCTGCTCAAGTGTGGGAATACATCCGCGCCTTAGATGTACCTTACAACAAGTTACATGAGCGTGGCTTTATTAGCATTGGTTGTGAACCTTGCACCAGACCTGTGTTACCCAACCAGCACGAACGTGAAGGCCGTTGGTGGTGGGAAGAGTCCACAGCAAAAGAATGCGGTTTGCACTCAGGTAATTTACAGAAATAGGAAGATTCAGATCCCCGATTTATTGAAAAATTCGGGGATTTAACTATTAATTGGATGTACTAGCGTTGGAATTGAGAACTTCCTGCAAACGAGTTCTAAATTCACCTTTAGGATGTCCGCCTTTAACCTCACCGATAATGTGAAATTCTCCTTCCGGTGAATCACAAATAATATAGGTAGGCCATCCCATCTGAGATTTATCGGGATACTGAGTAAGCAAAATCTGACGATATTTGCGATAGGTAGCGGTATCCTGCATTTTTACGTCAATAAATTGCAAGCCTAGTTCTTCAGCAACTTTTTGGTCATAAAAAGACATCTTGTGGCAGATACCGCACTCTTCAGAAGAAAATTTTACAACAGCTAAACTCATACAATTTTGGATTTTAGATTTTGGATTTTGGATTTTGGAATAGTTGATAAAACCGATATATTTAAGGATACCTCCATAGCCGACTGCTGAGATTAGGGAATGGGGCATTGGGCATTGGGCAGGGGAAGAAAAACTCATGAGTGCTGAGTAATGAGTAATGAGTAATGAGTAATGAGTAATGAGTAATGAGTGCTGAGTAATGAGTAGTGAGTAATGAGTAATGAGTAGTGGGTGGTGGGTGGTGAGTGGCGAGGCGAGCAGTGACTAATGACTAATGACTATTGACTATTGACTAATGACTATTGACTATTGACTAATGACTAATGACTATTGACTATTAACCATTGCGCGACGTAAAAAGTCTCGAAAGGTTTCCGAGTGTGAGCAAATCTAGACATACGCGCTCAGATATGCTCTCTCTGCACAAAAATCATCGATAGTTCTCAACTAATATATAGCCATCGCCTGAAATCACGGGATGTTGAAGCTGCAAATTATCCTTGAAATCAGGTATTTTTATGTCAAATGATTGGGCGATCGCTGTGCTATTCTCTTAGCTATATATACTTGCTTAAGTATAAATGAACACTACAAACATAGCGACTGAGAAGAGCCAAGAGGTCACATAAGGATAAGTAATGAGAAAAACTCTATGGGAACTTTTCTCAAATTACTTATTCAAGGATGTATGTGATGACTTCGCGCTCGATTTACACCTATACAGTCATCAAATAGGTTATAATGCCCACGATTGGAAAAAATCTAGTCAAAAGATTGTGACATTCCTGGCAATGACATATTATCTGGGCTAGAATATAACTCCAATCTTGAGATAGAATGTAACACCAAGCAACTACCGATCACTAGGGCATACCAGTTCAATATCTGCTCATCTACCCGTAAAAGCCCTTGTGATGAGAGAACTACCAGGGAAGCTATTTCATTTCAGGTGTCTTCACCAATTATTTTTTCCAGGATAAATTTCAGTCTTCCGGATAAATTGCTGTAAGGGTTGACTGTAGTTTATGCAAAAAAAAGCCCCTAGCTGGTGGCAGCCAACCAGGGGAGTCAATTATCAGGGTGCATCTACCAATTAATTGTTCTAGATTCCACACTCAATTCCGGAGGAATTGTCACAAATGGCGTTGCTTTTTTGCATTAGAAAAAAAAGCTCTCGTCGGTGGCAGTCAATTAGGGGAGTTATTGATTAGGGTACATTCGTCAATGTAATTTATCGTTTGCTATGACAATTCAGTGACTTCTAAATACATCAATTATTTCTGGAGTTGCTGATTGTCAATCATAAAAAAAGCCCCCAGTCAGGTGTTAGCCAGCTAGGGGAGTTAGTTATCAGGGTGCATCTACCAATTAATTGTTCTATGCCTCATTCTCATTTTCAGGATGAATTTACCAGAATTGCGGATTGCTGTTTGCTGAGGCGAAAAAAAGCCCCCAGTCAGGTGTTAGCCAGCTAGGGGAGTTAGTTATCAGGGTGCATCTACCAATTAATTGTTCTATGCCTCATTCTCATTTTCAGGATGAATTTACCAAAATTGCTGTTTGCTGAAGAAAAAAAGCCCCCAGTCAGGTGTTAGCCAGCTAGGGGAGTTAGTTATCAGGGTGCATCTACCAATTAATTGTTCTATGCCTCATCCTCATTTTCAGGATGAATTTACCAGAATTGCTGTTTGCTGAAGAAAAAAAGCCCCCAGTCAGGTGTTAGCCAGCTAGGGGAGTTAGTTATCAGGGTGCATCTACCAATTAATTGTTCTACACCTCATTCTCATTTTCAGGATGAATTTACCAGAATTGCGGATTGCTGTTTGCTAAAGCAAAAAAAAGCCCCCAGTCAGGTGTTAGCCAACTAGGGGAGTTAGTTATCAGGGTGCATCTACCAATTAATTGTTCTACACCTCATTCTCATTTTCAGGATGAATTTACCAGAATTGCTGTTTGCTGAAGAAAAAAAGCCCCCAGTCAGGTGTTAGCCAGCTAGGGGAGTTAGTTATCAGGGTGCATCTACCAATTAATTGTTCTACACCTCATTCTCATTTTCAGGATGAATTTACCAGAATTGCGGATTGCTGTTTGCTAAAGCAAAAAAAAGCCCCCAGTCAGGTGTTAGCCAACTAGGGGAGTTAGTTATCAGGGTGCATCTACCAATTAATTGTTCTACACCTCATTCTCACTTTCAGGATGAATTTACCAAAATTGCTGTTTGCTGAAGAAAAAAAGCCCCCAGTCAGGTGTTAGCCAGCTAGGGGAGTTAGTTATCAGGGTGCATCTACCAATTAATTGTTCTACACCTCATTCTCACTTTCAGGATGGATTTACCAAAATTGCGGATTACTGTTTGCTGAAGCGAAAAAAAGCCCCCAGTCAGGTGTTAGCCAACTAGGGGAGTTAGTTATCAGGGTGCATCTACCAATTAATTGTTCTACGCCTCATTCTCACTTTCAGGATGGATTTACCAAAATTGCGGATTACTGTTTGCTGAAGCGAAAAAAAGCCCCCAGTCAGGTGTTAGCCAACTAGGGGAGTTAGTTATCAGGGTGCATCTACCAATTAATTGTTCTATTTCTCATCCTTACTTTCAGGATGATTTTCTCAATGCTAAAAAATCCCTAGTGGCGATAACCAGCTAGGGGAGTTAATTATCAGGGTGTATATACATAATATTAGCATATTAGTGGTATCATAAAATACGTATTATTCTCCTGATTGGGCGGATATCCCGTAAAAATTAGAAATTTTGCCCTATTTCCTGGGATGAAATAGACTGGAAATATTATTAAAAGAAAAAACCCCTAATCAGGCGTTAGCCAATTAGGGGAGTTGAAGATCAAGGTGCATCTACCAATACAGTGTTCTGGGTGGATGGCAACTAATCCGGATAAAGTTGTAAATGTAGATAAAGGAAAACCTCTGATTTGGCAAAAATCAGTAGTATAAGTTATCTACAGTATAAAAAGGAGCAGAAATCGAATTGAAACTTTGGCGTTTCAAGTTAGATTGAGGAGGCAAA contains:
- a CDS encoding phosphoadenylyl-sulfate reductase, producing MVAIHTDLNIAALEAEYSQKSPREILKFALETFDNLAISFSGAEDVVLIDIASKITTNFRVFTLDTGRLHPETYQFLDQVRKHYGIKLEVMFPDAAEVQALVEEKGLYSFYQDGHKECCAVRKVRPLRRKLNTLDAWVTGQRKDQSPSTRNHIPVIELDSAFSTEDHQLIKFNPLANWSSAQVWEYIRALDVPYNKLHERGFISIGCEPCTRPVLPNQHEREGRWWWEESTAKECGLHSGNLQK
- a CDS encoding thioredoxin family protein, whose product is MSLAVVKFSSEECGICHKMSFYDQKVAEELGLQFIDVKMQDTATYRKYRQILLTQYPDKSQMGWPTYIICDSPEGEFHIIGEVKGGHPKGEFRTRLQEVLNSNASTSN